The stretch of DNA GGTGGCGTCGGCGGTGGCCGGCACGCCCGTGGCGACGGTGGACGCGGCGGTGGCACCGGTCGACTGGCCGAGCTCGTGCGCCGTGCCCTGCACCGTGGCCGCCGGGTCCGGCGCATCGGCCTGGGTGATGCCGGACGCCAGATCACCCTGAGGCACCAGGTCCATGGCGGAGGCGGAGCCGGCCGCGAGCAGCGGAGAGGCTCCGGCCGCGACGAGCAGCGCCGCCTGGGCGATCCGGCGCGAGAGGGGGAGGGACATGGTGCTCCTATAAGGGTGAGGTTGCCCCGTCCGGGCATGCACGGGGGTCGTCCGCACGGGCGGACCACCTGTTTACCGCTGGAGCGCGCAGAAGGTTTCGGGCGCGAAAGGTAAAGTGCGCCTAAAGATCAGACGATCTTTTTTCCGGCATCGCGGACATTTCCCCCGCTCGGCGGAGCCCTGCCGAAACGTCACTTCCCAAGGGGTGTCAGGGGCGGCCCGTCACCCGTACCGGATCATGGACGCCCGCCCCGGCGGCACCCCGGCTGTCCACCTGCGTTGACAGGAATCACCCGCCGGGCGGTAACTCGCTCACCAGTCCGTCAACCCGGACTATGCCACCGGCGGGTCACCATGCGGACGGAGCGTCAGGAAGCGGTCGGCGCGCCCAGCGTGACCCGCACCTGGTCGCTCCCGGCCGCCGGGCCGGGCCGCCAGCCGTCCCCGGGTTTGTCGAAGCGCCAGGCCTTGCCGTCGTACGCGACCACGCCGACGCCCAGCTCCTGGGCGTGCGCGACGGCCCACTGGGCGACGGCCCAGCCGCTCTGCCGCTTGGCGTCCGCCCCGCCGTCGCTGCCGGTGGCCGGCTGGGCGGTGAGGGCCAGCACCCGGCGCGGGTCGTGCTCGCCCTTGGCGGCCGGCGCGACCGCCACCGAGCGGCCGAACTCCCGCTGCACCCGGGCCGTCAGGTCGGGGGAGGTGGCCGGGGTGGCGGCGGCGGTGTCGCCGGGGGCGGCCGGCGGCGGGGTGTAGAACTCGTGCACCACGCAGTCCAGGGCGCCGCCCTCGCGGCCGCTGAAGACCGAGGCGAGCAGGGTCGCGTTGGTCTCGTGCTTGGCGTACGCCTGCGGGTAGCCGCTCTTCTGCACGGCCTGCGCCGCGTCGGTGAGCGGCAGCCGGGCATAGCCGGGCACCTTCACCAGGCTGTCCAGGAACTTGTTGGTCGCGTAGACCGGGTCCGCGATCTGCTGGGCGGTGCCCCAGCCCTGCGAGGGGCGCTGCTGGAAGAGGCCGACCGAGTCGCGGTCGCCGCCGGCCAGGTTGCGCAGCTTGGACTCCTGCATGGCGGTGGCCAGCGCGATGGTGGCGGCCCGCTCGGGCAGGCCGCGGGAGAGGGTGACGGCGGTGATGGTGGCGGCGTTGGAGGCCTGGGCGAGGTCGAGGGTGCCCTGGCCGGCGGCGGTGGTGACCTTGCAGCCCTCGGGCGGGGTGGTGAAGGTGTCGCGGTTCAGCCAGTACACCGTGCCGCCGGCCGCCAGGCCGAGCACGACCAGGCCGATCAGCACCTTGCGCAGCGGCCGCCGCCGGCCCCTCGCGTCCTCCACCGGTTCGCTCACCGCACTCCCTCTCCTGCCGCACCCCGACGTTCGCCCGGACACCGTACCTACTCGGACGGTTGTGCGGTGACCACGGTTGCGGCCGTCCGACGTGGCAAGACCCACGCGGGCGGCACCGGGGTGCACCGATAGGCTGGGCCACCATGAGCAGCCTCGACACGCCCCTTGACCTGACCATCGACGGCGGCGCGCTGACCGCGCGGCTCGTCGACTTCCCCTCCGTCAGCGGTGACGAGCAGGCCCTCGCGGACGCGGTGGAGACCGCGCTGCGGGCCTACCCGCACCTGCGGGTGGACCGCCACGGCAACAACGTGGTGGCCCGCACCGAGCTGGGCCGGGCCGAGCGGGTGCTCATCGCGGGCCACCTGGACACCGTGCCGATCGCCGACAACCTGCCCAGCCGGGTCGAGGGCGACCTGCTCTACGGCTGCGGCACCTCGGACATGAAGTCCGGCGTGGCGGTGGCGCTGCGGCTCGCGGCCGACCTGACCGAGCCGAACCACGACATCACCTACGTGTTCTACGACTGCGAGGAGATCGAGGCCAGCCGCAACGGCCTCGGCCACCTCGCGGCCGCCCACCCGAGCTGGCTGGCCGCCGACTTCGCGATCCTGATGGAGCCGAGCGGCGCCGTGGTCGAGGGCGGTTGCCAGGGCACCATGCGGGCCCAGATCACCCTCACTGGCACCCGCGCCCACGCGGCCCGCAGCTGGCTGGGCGACAACGCGATCCACCACGCCGCCGAGGTGCTCGGCCGGCTCGCGGCGTACCGGCCGCGGGTGGTGGAGATCGACGGGCTGGAGTACCGCGAGGGCCTCAACGCGGTGCGGATCGACGGCGGGGTGGCCGGCAACGTCATCCCGGACGAGTGCGTGGTGACGGTGAACTTCCGCTTCGCGCCGGACCGCAGCGTGGCCGACGCCGAGGCGCACCTGTGCGAGGTCTTCGAGGGCTTCAAGCTGGTCGTCACCGACTCCGCCCCGGGCGCCCTGCCGGGCCTCGGCCAGCCGGCCGCCCAGGCCTTCCTGGCCGCCACCGGCGGCCAGGCCCGGGCCAAGTTCGGCTGGACGGACGTGGCCCGGTTCTCCGCCCTCGGGGTGCCGGCCGTCAACTACGGCCCGGGCGACCCGAACCTGGCGCACAAGCGCGAGGAGCACTGCTCGCTGAGCGCGATCGCCGAGGTGGAGGAGCGGCTGCGGGCCTGGCTCAGCAGCTGAGCCGTTCCCGAACCGGCCGCCTCGCGTTCGCCGCGATATTGCCGGGAATAGGCCGGTCCCAGGCGTAGGGTTCCGTCATGACAGGCACTGGAGACGAAAAGCGCAACGACCGTGCCCGGCAGGGCTACCAGGCCGAGGGGGCCGAAGGATTCCCGGTCGAGGGCTTCCCGGCCGGGGGGCTCCCGGTCGAGGGCTTCCCGGAGTCGGGCGAGCGCAAGCGGGCCTGGCCGGAGAAGCAGAAGGGGCCCGTGCTGCTCCGCCGCGACCAGGTCGGCACCAGCACCACCGACCAGCGGCTGCTGGACACCACGGGCCCGACCGACTGGCTGCACACCGACCCGTGGCGGGTCTGGCGGATCACCTCGGAGTTCGTCGAGGGCTTCGGCGCCCTCGCCGAACTCCCCACCGCCATCAGCGTGTTCGGCTCGGCCCGGACGCCGGTGGACTCCACCGAGTACGCGGCCGGGGTGGCCATCGGCCGGGCGCTGGCCCAGGCCGGGTACGCGGTGATCACCGGGGGCGGCCCCGGCGCGATGGAGGCGGCCAACCGGGGTGCCTCGGACGCCGGCGGCCTCTCGGTCGGCCTCGGCATCGAGCTGCCCTTCGAGCAGGGGCTGAACGAGTTCGTCGACCTCGGGCTCAACTTCCGGTACTTCTTCGTCCGCAAGACGATGTTCGTGAAGTACTCGCAGGGCTTCGTGGTGCTGCCCGGCGGCCTGGGCACCCTGGACGAGCTGTTCGAGGCGCTCACCCTGGTGCAGACGAAGAAGGTCACCCGCTTCCCGGTGATCCTCTTCGGCACCGCGTACTGGGGCGGGCTGGTCGACTGGATCAAGAACACCCTGGTCGCCCAGGGCAAGGCCTCCCCGGCGGACCTCGACCTGTTCCACGTCACCGACGAGGTGGACGAGGTGCTCCGGATCCTCGAGGAGAGCCGCCGCCCGGCCGCCGGGGTGTGACCGCTGCCGCCCCCGGCCCGGCCGGGACCGGTCAGGCCAGCCCCCGGCGGGCCACCGCCGGGGGCCGGGTGCCCCGGATCGAGGCCACCATGTCGAGCACCTGCCGGGTCTCGGCCACCTGGTGCACCCGGTAGACCTGCGCGCCGAGCCAGGCCGAGACGGCCGTGGTGGCCAGGGTGCCCAGCAGCCGCTCGTTCACCGGCCGGTCGAGGGTCTCGCCGACGAAGTCCTTGTTGGAGAGCGAGACCAGCACCGGGAAGCCGGTGGCGGTCATCTCCGGCAGCCGCCGGGTGGCCTCCAGCGAGTGCCGGGTGTTCTTGCCGAAGTCGTGGCCCGGGTCGATGATCAGCGCGTCCCGGCGCACCCCGAGCGCGGCGGCCCGCTCAGCCAGCCCGACGGTCACCTCCAGGATGTCGGCCATCACGTCCGGGTAGCTCACCCGGTGCGGCCTGGTCCGGGGCTCGGCCCCGCCCGCGTGGGTGCAGACCAGCCCCACGTCGTACCGGGCGGCCACCTCGGCCAGCTTCGGGTCCACCCCGCCCCAGGCGTCGTTCAGCAGGTCGGCGCCAGCCTCGCAGACGGCCTCGCCGACCTCGTGCCGCCAGGTGTCCACGCTGATCACCACGCCCGGGTGGCGCTTGCGGAGCTCGGCCACGAAGGGCACCGTGCGGC from Kitasatospora sp. MMS16-BH015 encodes:
- the dapE gene encoding succinyl-diaminopimelate desuccinylase — encoded protein: MSSLDTPLDLTIDGGALTARLVDFPSVSGDEQALADAVETALRAYPHLRVDRHGNNVVARTELGRAERVLIAGHLDTVPIADNLPSRVEGDLLYGCGTSDMKSGVAVALRLAADLTEPNHDITYVFYDCEEIEASRNGLGHLAAAHPSWLAADFAILMEPSGAVVEGGCQGTMRAQITLTGTRAHAARSWLGDNAIHHAAEVLGRLAAYRPRVVEIDGLEYREGLNAVRIDGGVAGNVIPDECVVTVNFRFAPDRSVADAEAHLCEVFEGFKLVVTDSAPGALPGLGQPAAQAFLAATGGQARAKFGWTDVARFSALGVPAVNYGPGDPNLAHKREEHCSLSAIAEVEERLRAWLSS
- a CDS encoding TIGR00730 family Rossman fold protein; the encoded protein is MTGTGDEKRNDRARQGYQAEGAEGFPVEGFPAGGLPVEGFPESGERKRAWPEKQKGPVLLRRDQVGTSTTDQRLLDTTGPTDWLHTDPWRVWRITSEFVEGFGALAELPTAISVFGSARTPVDSTEYAAGVAIGRALAQAGYAVITGGGPGAMEAANRGASDAGGLSVGLGIELPFEQGLNEFVDLGLNFRYFFVRKTMFVKYSQGFVVLPGGLGTLDELFEALTLVQTKKVTRFPVILFGTAYWGGLVDWIKNTLVAQGKASPADLDLFHVTDEVDEVLRILEESRRPAAGV
- the folP gene encoding dihydropteroate synthase, yielding MAIVNRTPDSFFDQGATFADEAAFAAADRAVAEGAAILDIGGVKAGPGEEVTTEEELRRTVPFVAELRKRHPGVVISVDTWRHEVGEAVCEAGADLLNDAWGGVDPKLAEVAARYDVGLVCTHAGGAEPRTRPHRVSYPDVMADILEVTVGLAERAAALGVRRDALIIDPGHDFGKNTRHSLEATRRLPEMTATGFPVLVSLSNKDFVGETLDRPVNERLLGTLATTAVSAWLGAQVYRVHQVAETRQVLDMVASIRGTRPPAVARRGLA